TATATGAACGAACAAATGTTCTTATTTTGCGTGAAAAAGGGAACAGAGGGGATGGGATGTTATGGATTATAGAGAGGAAATAAAAAAACTCATTGATAAGACTCAGAATCAGGAAAAGCTAAAAATTATTTATAGAATCGTAAAAAGATATTTAGGACTAGAGTAAAACACTAGTCCTTTTTTTCTGCCAATTTTAAAGTAATATTTTCAAGTAATTTCCATTCATCTGTAGATAGTTCTGCCAGTGCTTCGATAAGCCGCCTTTTGTATGAAGGTTCTTCTTCATTTAGCATATCTACCATAAAATCTGCAATGGTTTCACTTCTAGTTTTTCTGATGAACATTTCTCCTTCTCCAGTTCGGAGCCATTTTTCATTTGCATTAAATTTTTCGCAGATATCTTCAATCAGTCTATCGCTTGGAACATATCCAGAAATTATGATTTTTGAGATATAAGGTTGAGATACAGAGAGCTTTTCAGCAAATTTTGTTTTTGTAATACCTAATTGTTTAATTAAATTTTCTATTCTTTCGCCAAATGCGTCCATTAAATCACCTCCTTTAAAGTCATATTATCATGGGTTGTTATAAAAATCAATAAAAAATATAAATGAGTTATAAAAATGTTGACAAGATAAACTAGTTATGTTATGTTATAAATAAGTTATGGATGGCGGAAAGAGAGGTGAAAATATGAACCAACAGGAAAAGCAGATTATCAAAAACATTGTAGCAGTATTTCCGATGTTAGATGAAAGCAATAAAAAATATTTGCTTGGTTTAAGTGAGGGTATGGTTTTGGTTC
This genomic window from Anaerotignum faecicola contains:
- a CDS encoding helix-turn-helix domain-containing protein, producing MDAFGERIENLIKQLGITKTKFAEKLSVSQPYISKIIISGYVPSDRLIEDICEKFNANEKWLRTGEGEMFIRKTRSETIADFMVDMLNEEEPSYKRRLIEALAELSTDEWKLLENITLKLAEKKD